One Raphanus sativus cultivar WK10039 unplaced genomic scaffold, ASM80110v3 Scaffold1922, whole genome shotgun sequence genomic window carries:
- the LOC130504978 gene encoding nitrile-specifier protein 4-like has translation MAQKVEAQGGNGGNQWDDGSEHDAVTKITVAPGGSGIQYVQFDYVKNGQPETAPLRGVKGRAIAADPFVINHPEEHLVSVEGWYDSSGVIQGLKFNSNKKSSDVIGYNDGTPFTVQVQDKKIIGFHGFAGDNLNSLGAYFAPLTAAPPSVPPKKLDAKGGESGAVWDDGAHDNVIKVSVGQGEDGIAAVKFEYTNGSQVVIGAERGTPTLLGYEEFELESDEY, from the exons ATGGCCCAAAAGGTGGAAGCACAAGGAGGAAATGGAGGCAACCAATGGGATGATGGATCAGAACACGATGCTGTAACCAAGATTACGGTCGCGCCAGGTGGGAGCGGTATTCAATATGTTCAGTTCGACTATGTCAAGAACGGACAACCCGAAACCGCCCCTCTTCGCGGTGTCAAGGGCCGTGCCATCGCAGCTGATCCG TTTGTGATTAACCATCCAGAGGAGCATCTAGTTTCCGTAGAAGGTTGGTATGACTCTTCTGGTGTCATTCAAGGGCTTAAGTTCAACTCCAACAAGAAGTCTTCTGATGTCATTGGATACAATGATGGTACTCCATTTACCGTCCAAGTTCAAGACAAGAAGATAATTGGCTTTCATGGCTTCGCCGGAGACAATCTTAATTCTCTTGGAGCTTACTTTGCTCCTTTAACAGCCGCCCCTCCTTCAGTTCCCCCGAAGAAGCTTGACGCTAAGGGTGGTGAGTCTGGAGCTGTGTGGGACGATGGTGCACACGACAATGTTATAAAGGTATCTGTAGGACAAGGCGAAGATGGTATAGCAGCTGTCAAGTTTGAATACACAAATGGTTCTCAAGTGGTCATTGGAGCAGAACGTGGGACGCCAACATTGCTTGGATACGAAGAG TTTGAGCTTGAATCAGATGAATAC